TGGCACGACGTACCGCCAGCCACATCGCAAAAACAAACCCCACCAGATACATCAAACCGTACCAGTGCAGGGAGATGGGGCCGATGGAGAAGATCACCGGATCGAATTGGGGGAAAGCCAGATAGCTATTCATCTTTCACCATTTAAGTCATCCGTCCACGGGCTGGACGCTGGATAGTTCACTCCATGCGCGCCGCGTAAAGCGCAGCGCTACTCAGCCAGGAAAAACCGGCCGGGCATGATAGCATAGCCGTTTTCTGACAGATCTATGGAAATGTAAACGCGGATAAACCGCTTCAGAGACCGCCGCGAATCAGGCCGCCTAAACCGCGCCGCTCCATAAAGGCGGCGATTTGGTTACGCACCTCGGTAGCCGTTTGCGCCTGTAAGCTACGTTCGCTCAGCGCCTGCGCTTCTGCGCTATCAATATGGCGCAGCAGGTACTTCACGCGCGGCACATTTTTACCGTTCATGCTGAGATGGTGATAGCCCAACCCAACCAGCACCACCACGCACATCGGATCGCCCGCCATTTCACCGCACAGGCAAAGATCGATCTTCGCCTCGCGCGCCGCTTCCGCGATCGCTTTCAATGCCTTCAGCATCGCCGGATGCAGTGAGTCATACAGGTTTGCCACGCGGGTGTTGTTGCGATCGACTGCCAGCAGATACTGGGTAAGATCGTTAGTGCCAACCGAGACAAAATCGACGCGAGAGGCCAGATGCGGGATCATAAACAGCATCGACGGCACTTCTATCATAATGCCGATACGCGGCCTGGGGATGGCGTAGCCCAGCATCTCCTCCACTTCCAGCGCCGCACGATCGATCAGGCGCCGCGCCTCATCAACCTCATCAATGCTTGTGATCATCGGCAGCAGAATACCGAGGTTGCCGCTGGCGGCGTTGGCACGCAGCATGGCGCGCACCTGCACCAGAAAGATCTCCGGCTGATCGAGCGTCAGGCGGATACCGCGCCAGCCCAGACAAGGGTTCTCTTCGCTGATCGGCATATAGGGCAGCTGTTTATCCGCACCGATATCAAGCGTGCGCAGCGTTACCGGCTTATTGAGAAACAGCTGTAGCATGCCCTGATACTGTGCCACCTGCTCCTCTTCGGAGGGGAAGCCGTTTTGCAGCATAAACGGGATTTCGGTGCGGTAAAGGCCGATGCCATCCACCCAGCTATCCATCGCCCGCTCATGTTCGGCACTAAGGCCCGCGTTAAGCATTATCTGGATGCGCTCGCCGCTTTTTAATTCGACCGGCTGTTCTACATCATCCTCTGCCAGCCTGCTCAGCGCGTTTTCTTCGCTGACCAGACGCTGATACTCCTGGATCAATACCGGCTCAGGATCGATCAACAGCTCGCCGCGATAGCCATCAACGATCAGCAGCCGCTTGTTGAGCAGATCCGGCAGGATATCGGCTCCCATCACCGTCGGGATCCCCATTGCCCGCACCAGGATCGCCGCGTGCGAGTTCGCCGCGCCATCGCGCACTACCACGCCCGCCAGACGCTCCTGCGGCAGCTCCGCCAGCGTAGTCGCCGTTAGCTCATCGGCCACCAGTACAAAGCGCTCCGGCCAGGCATTGGTGCCCTGTAACGTATCATCAAGGTGAAACAGCAGCCGCTGACCAAGCACGCGTAAATCGCCCGCACGCTCGCGCAGATAGCTGTCCTGTAAGCTGGCAAACTGGGCGGCAAATTTTTCGATCACTTTCTTCACTGCCCATTCCGCTACCGATCCGCTCTCGATCTCGGCAAAAAGATCCTGCTTGAGGCGGGCATCGCTTAACAGGTGGGAGTAAAGATCGAAGATCGCCGCGCTCTCTTTCTGTACGCTGGCGCTAAAACGTTTACTGAAGCGGCGAAATTCGTTGCTCGCCTCGCTCATCGCCAGCGACAGCCGCTCGCGTTCGCGTCCGACATCGAGCGTTGAAGCGGCAAAAACATGTTCCAGCGAAGGCTGGGAGTTATCCACCCAGCCGGGAGCCACCGCAACGCCTGGAGCGGCCGCCAGCGCACGCACGCGCTTCTGACGAAACTGCCCGAACAGCTGGCTAAGCTGGGACTGGGTGATCAACGTCGCCATCTGCGTGGCAAGAGTAACCAGGAAGGATTCTTCGCTTTCGTCGAACTGGCGATGCTCGCGCTGCTGCACAACCAGCACGCCAAGCAGCTGACGGCGCGTAATAATAGGGACACCGAGGAAGGAACGGAAACGCTCCTCCTTTACCGAGGGGATATATTTAAAGCTGGGATGACTCTGAGCATCAGCAAGGTTAATCGGCTCCGCCAGCCGCCCAACCAGCCCGACGACGCCCTGATCGAAAGCCAGCGTGACGATCTTGCCGCGCGGCTTTTTCAGCCCACGCGTCGCCATCAGGTAATAGCAACGACGCTCGTGATCGGCGAGATAAATGGAGCACACTTCGGTTTCCATAGCGAAGCAGATTTCATTCACCAGGATTTCCAGCGCCTCATCAAGGCGCGGCGCGCCAGCCACTTTCTCTACAATCTCACGCAACTGAGTCAGCATCATCAGCGTGGCTTAACCTCTCTTTCGTCGATAAGCAGGCGTATTGCGCTGCGTTGCACTCTCCTGCATGGGCATCACGACGCTGGCAAACTCTTTCATTACGCGGCGATAAACATCACGTTTGAAAGAGACGACCTGGCGGACCGGATACCAAAAGCTGACCCAGCGCCAGCCGTCAAACTCCGGCGTGCTGCTGGTTTGCATGTTGATATCGGCGTCATTGCTTATCAACTGCAGAAGAAACCACTTCTGTTTCTGGCCGATACACACCGGCTTCGTGTCCCAACGCACCAAACGTTTTGGTAACTTATAGCGTAACCAGTTACGGGTAGAGGCAAGCAGGCGAACATCTTTACGGTGTAGTCCCACTTCTTCAAAGAGCTCACGGTACATCGCCTGCTCTGCGGTT
The sequence above is a segment of the Mixta intestinalis genome. Coding sequences within it:
- the ptsP gene encoding phosphoenolpyruvate--protein phosphotransferase — encoded protein: MLTQLREIVEKVAGAPRLDEALEILVNEICFAMETEVCSIYLADHERRCYYLMATRGLKKPRGKIVTLAFDQGVVGLVGRLAEPINLADAQSHPSFKYIPSVKEERFRSFLGVPIITRRQLLGVLVVQQREHRQFDESEESFLVTLATQMATLITQSQLSQLFGQFRQKRVRALAAAPGVAVAPGWVDNSQPSLEHVFAASTLDVGRERERLSLAMSEASNEFRRFSKRFSASVQKESAAIFDLYSHLLSDARLKQDLFAEIESGSVAEWAVKKVIEKFAAQFASLQDSYLRERAGDLRVLGQRLLFHLDDTLQGTNAWPERFVLVADELTATTLAELPQERLAGVVVRDGAANSHAAILVRAMGIPTVMGADILPDLLNKRLLIVDGYRGELLIDPEPVLIQEYQRLVSEENALSRLAEDDVEQPVELKSGERIQIMLNAGLSAEHERAMDSWVDGIGLYRTEIPFMLQNGFPSEEEQVAQYQGMLQLFLNKPVTLRTLDIGADKQLPYMPISEENPCLGWRGIRLTLDQPEIFLVQVRAMLRANAASGNLGILLPMITSIDEVDEARRLIDRAALEVEEMLGYAIPRPRIGIMIEVPSMLFMIPHLASRVDFVSVGTNDLTQYLLAVDRNNTRVANLYDSLHPAMLKALKAIAEAAREAKIDLCLCGEMAGDPMCVVVLVGLGYHHLSMNGKNVPRVKYLLRHIDSAEAQALSERSLQAQTATEVRNQIAAFMERRGLGGLIRGGL
- the rppH gene encoding RNA pyrophosphohydrolase, which encodes MIDDDGYRPNVGIVICNRQGQVLWARRFGQHSWQFPQGGINPGETAEQAMYRELFEEVGLHRKDVRLLASTRNWLRYKLPKRLVRWDTKPVCIGQKQKWFLLQLISNDADINMQTSSTPEFDGWRWVSFWYPVRQVVSFKRDVYRRVMKEFASVVMPMQESATQRNTPAYRRKRG